A genome region from Micromonospora inyonensis includes the following:
- a CDS encoding uridine kinase, with protein MAAGDATVYRSVSTWRQPVPPEASATRGALLDYVAMGVLARGHGRLRVGIDGLTAAGKTSFGDELAGRICRTGRPVLRTSLDDFKRPWRDRHRYDRESGEGYYRNAFDYEAVKNLLLEPAGVNGSGECVLCSIDPLTQADHSNVVTPATPDAVLIVDGVFAFRPDINRYWDFRVWLDIDPELAVRRGVQRDLAGAGQDAEAVHCDRYQAAERVYLVEVDPVSHADIVVDNTRFDEPRIVRERC; from the coding sequence GTGGCTGCGGGCGACGCGACGGTGTACCGGTCGGTCTCGACATGGCGGCAGCCGGTGCCGCCAGAGGCATCGGCGACACGCGGGGCGTTGCTGGATTACGTGGCGATGGGCGTGCTGGCGCGGGGGCACGGCCGACTGCGAGTAGGTATCGACGGGTTGACCGCAGCGGGCAAGACCAGCTTCGGTGATGAGTTGGCTGGCCGGATCTGTCGTACGGGTCGGCCTGTGCTGCGGACGAGCCTAGATGACTTCAAACGGCCGTGGCGGGACCGCCACCGGTATGACCGGGAGTCCGGTGAAGGGTACTACCGCAACGCCTTCGACTACGAGGCGGTCAAGAACCTGCTGCTGGAACCGGCCGGCGTCAACGGGTCGGGCGAGTGCGTCCTGTGCAGCATCGACCCGCTGACCCAAGCGGACCACTCGAACGTTGTCACACCCGCGACGCCAGATGCTGTGCTGATCGTCGATGGCGTGTTCGCCTTCCGGCCCGATATCAATAGATACTGGGACTTCCGAGTCTGGCTGGATATCGACCCTGAACTGGCGGTGCGGCGGGGAGTACAGCGCGACCTGGCGGGGGCGGGCCAGGACGCGGAGGCGGTGCACTGTGATCGGTACCAGGCGGCGGAACGTGTCTACCTCGTGGAGGTGGATCCCGTCAGTCACGCCGACATCGTCGTCGACAACACCCGTTTCGACGAGCCCAGGATCGTGCGGGAGCGGTGTTGA
- a CDS encoding FAD-binding oxidoreductase, with product MREQSGDRHGRAVGALRRSYAAVPAGEPVRLAKRTSNLFRPRAATASPGLDVGGLTGVLGVDPVARTADVQGMCTYEDLVAVTLPHGLMPLVVPQLRTITLGGAVTGLGIESTSFRNGLPHESVVEMDVLTGSGDLLTTGPDGPYADLFAAFPNSLGSLGYATRLRIGLQPVRRYVALRNVRFTDLDALVDAIGEVTATRAWAGRPVDAMDGVMFAPDEAYLVLATFTDDARPAVDGPPVGGAGPLGGGRPGGGRGGPASDYTGREIYYRSLRRRDRDLLTIHDYLWRWDTDWFWCSRAFGAQHPVVRRLWPARWRRSDVYHRLVRLEHRYGVVARVDRWRGRPPRERVVQDVEIPLAGTADFLRWFAREVGMSPVWLCPLRLREPAGPGSARVWPLYPLRPGETYVNVGFWGTVPITGGAADGDVNRAVERAVARAGGHKSLYSDAYYDRTEFDRLYGGAAYRAVKDRYDPQHRLTGLYEKAVARQ from the coding sequence CTGCGGGAACAGTCCGGTGACCGGCACGGCCGGGCGGTCGGGGCGCTCCGCCGGTCGTACGCGGCGGTGCCGGCCGGCGAACCGGTCCGGCTGGCCAAGCGGACCTCCAACCTGTTCCGTCCCCGGGCGGCCACCGCGTCCCCCGGACTGGACGTCGGCGGCCTGACCGGGGTGCTCGGGGTCGACCCGGTTGCCCGTACCGCCGACGTGCAGGGCATGTGCACCTACGAGGACCTGGTCGCGGTCACCCTGCCACACGGGCTGATGCCGCTGGTGGTGCCGCAGTTGCGCACCATCACCCTGGGTGGGGCGGTGACCGGCCTCGGCATCGAGTCGACCTCCTTCCGCAACGGCCTGCCGCACGAGTCGGTGGTCGAGATGGACGTCCTCACCGGTTCCGGTGACCTGCTCACCACCGGCCCGGACGGCCCGTACGCCGACCTCTTCGCGGCCTTCCCGAACTCGCTGGGCAGCCTCGGTTACGCCACCCGGCTGCGGATCGGGTTGCAACCGGTGCGCCGGTACGTCGCCCTGCGCAACGTCCGCTTCACCGACCTGGACGCGCTGGTCGACGCGATCGGCGAGGTGACCGCCACCCGGGCCTGGGCGGGCCGTCCGGTCGACGCGATGGACGGGGTGATGTTCGCCCCGGACGAGGCGTACCTGGTGCTCGCCACCTTCACCGACGACGCGCGCCCGGCCGTCGACGGGCCTCCGGTGGGCGGGGCCGGCCCGCTCGGCGGCGGGCGGCCGGGCGGTGGCCGGGGTGGGCCGGCCAGCGACTACACCGGCCGGGAGATCTACTACCGGTCGTTGCGCCGGCGGGACCGTGACCTGCTGACCATCCACGACTACCTCTGGCGCTGGGACACCGACTGGTTCTGGTGCTCCCGGGCGTTCGGCGCGCAGCATCCGGTGGTGCGCCGGCTCTGGCCGGCCCGCTGGCGGCGCAGCGACGTCTACCACCGCCTGGTCCGGCTGGAGCACCGGTACGGCGTCGTCGCCCGGGTGGACCGCTGGCGCGGTCGGCCGCCCCGTGAGCGGGTGGTGCAGGACGTGGAGATCCCGCTCGCCGGCACCGCCGACTTCCTGCGCTGGTTCGCCCGCGAGGTGGGCATGTCGCCGGTCTGGCTCTGCCCGCTGCGGCTGCGCGAGCCGGCCGGGCCGGGCTCGGCCCGGGTCTGGCCGCTGTACCCGCTGCGCCCCGGCGAGACGTACGTCAACGTCGGGTTCTGGGGCACCGTGCCCATCACCGGGGGGGCCGCCGACGGTGACGTCAACCGGGCCGTGGAGCGGGCGGTCGCCCGGGCCGGCGGACACAAGTCCCTCTACTCCGACGCGTACTACGACCGGACGGAGTTCGACCGGCTCTACGGCGGGGCCGCGTACCGCGCCGTCAAGGACCGCTACGACCCGCAACACCGGCTCACCGGACTCTACGAGAAGGCGGTGGCACGACAGTGA
- a CDS encoding SRPBCC family protein — MTEPMTIRARLAAPVKAVHHALTDPAELRVWLTEYAEVELPHRYAFWGRHTPEGDAPHQRLLHADDHDLRFTWLLGGEETTTTINLAEDGPDATILTLTQTHFDFAEAISGSNIRGVFQTWWSLGIANLAAHLEGRPLLPKVDFTSTDLRGELLIDAPTDAVYTSLTDSDQASAWFGYPIGIEPWVGGRYAMGGFDSGHAAKVVDLEPGRRISVDWGPPGVTTWELSESAGRTRLTFVQSGFDEQNPPYAAWGGSVSGLAELRRYHEVPDWRPIWL; from the coding sequence GTGACTGAACCGATGACCATCCGGGCCCGCCTCGCCGCGCCGGTGAAGGCCGTCCACCACGCCCTCACCGACCCGGCCGAGCTGCGCGTCTGGTTGACCGAGTACGCCGAGGTCGAGCTGCCGCACCGGTACGCGTTCTGGGGCCGGCACACCCCCGAGGGCGATGCCCCGCACCAGCGGCTGCTGCACGCCGACGACCACGACCTGCGGTTCACCTGGCTGCTCGGTGGGGAGGAGACCACCACCACGATCAACCTGGCCGAGGACGGTCCGGACGCGACCATCCTCACCCTCACCCAGACCCACTTCGACTTCGCCGAGGCGATCAGCGGCAGCAACATCCGGGGTGTGTTCCAGACCTGGTGGTCGCTGGGCATCGCCAACCTCGCCGCCCACCTGGAGGGGCGCCCTCTGCTGCCGAAGGTCGACTTCACCTCCACCGACCTGCGCGGCGAGCTGCTCATCGACGCGCCGACGGACGCGGTCTACACCTCGCTCACCGACTCCGACCAGGCCAGCGCCTGGTTCGGGTACCCGATCGGCATCGAGCCCTGGGTCGGCGGCCGGTACGCCATGGGCGGCTTCGACTCCGGGCACGCGGCGAAGGTCGTCGACCTGGAACCGGGACGGCGGATCTCGGTCGACTGGGGACCGCCCGGCGTCACCACCTGGGAGCTGTCCGAGTCCGCCGGCCGGACCCGGCTCACCTTCGTGCAGAGCGGCTTCGACGAGCAGAACCCGCCGTACGCCGCCTGGGGTGGCTCCGTCTCCGGGCTCGCCGAGCTCCGCCGCTACCACGAGGTGCCCGACTGGCGACCGATCTGGCTCTGA
- a CDS encoding zinc-ribbon domain-containing protein, with protein sequence MFLIFGLRTSVSRSGVVAMVCPNCGNHAAQVITKRSTRFSVFFVPLIPIRTRYVRQCSFCGAEYVIGKHEARHLPVG encoded by the coding sequence ATGTTCCTCATCTTCGGACTCCGTACCTCGGTCAGCCGCTCGGGTGTGGTCGCCATGGTCTGCCCCAACTGCGGCAACCACGCCGCTCAGGTGATCACCAAGCGGTCGACGAGGTTCAGCGTGTTCTTCGTCCCGCTCATCCCGATCCGCACCCGCTACGTGCGGCAGTGCTCGTTCTGCGGCGCGGAGTACGTCATCGGAAAGCACGAGGCGCGACACCTCCCGGTCGGCTGA
- the rox gene encoding rifampin monooxygenase: MIDVIVVGAGPTGLMLASELRLHGVHALVVEREPEPPRYVRALGLHVRSIEVMDQRGLLERFLAHGQQHPVGGFFAGIVKPAPELDTAHGYVLGIPQPVTDRLLAERASELGAEIRRGCELAGLRQDDHGVTVELADGTRLRSRYLVGCDGGRSTVRRLLGVGFPGEPARVEWLLGEMEVTASPETVAAAVAEVRETHKGFGLGPFGEGVYRVVVPAAGVTGDRSVPPGIEEFRHQLRVYAGTDFGVHSPRWLSRFGDATRLAERYRAGRVLLAGDAAHVHPPMGGQGLNVGIQDAFNLGWKLAAEVNGWAPDGLLDSYHTERHPVAADVLDNTRAQAVLLSVEPGPQAVRRLLAELMDFEDVNRHLIEKITALGVRYDFGEGHELLGRRMRDVTLSRGRLYELTHGGRGLLLDRTGRLSVAGWADRVHHVVDGSGELGVPAVLLRPDGHVAWVGDDQADLLAHLPRWFGTAAG; the protein is encoded by the coding sequence ATGATCGACGTGATCGTGGTCGGCGCTGGTCCGACCGGGTTGATGCTGGCCAGCGAATTGCGGCTGCACGGTGTGCACGCGCTCGTGGTGGAGAGGGAGCCGGAGCCGCCCCGGTATGTCCGCGCGCTCGGACTGCACGTACGCAGTATCGAGGTGATGGACCAGCGTGGTCTGCTGGAGCGGTTCCTCGCGCACGGCCAGCAGCACCCGGTCGGCGGTTTCTTCGCCGGCATCGTCAAGCCCGCGCCTGAACTGGACACCGCGCACGGCTACGTCCTCGGCATCCCGCAGCCCGTCACCGACCGCCTGCTGGCCGAGCGCGCCAGCGAACTCGGTGCCGAGATCCGGCGCGGCTGCGAGCTGGCCGGGCTGCGCCAGGATGACCACGGGGTGACCGTCGAGCTGGCCGACGGCACGCGGTTGCGCTCGCGCTACCTCGTCGGCTGCGACGGCGGTCGCAGCACGGTCCGCAGGCTGCTCGGCGTCGGCTTCCCCGGCGAGCCCGCCAGGGTCGAGTGGCTCCTGGGCGAGATGGAGGTGACGGCGTCACCCGAGACGGTGGCCGCCGCGGTGGCCGAGGTCCGCGAGACCCACAAGGGGTTCGGCCTCGGGCCCTTCGGGGAGGGGGTGTACCGCGTCGTCGTGCCCGCGGCGGGGGTGACCGGGGACCGCTCGGTCCCGCCGGGCATCGAGGAGTTCCGGCACCAGCTGCGGGTGTACGCCGGCACCGACTTCGGCGTGCACTCACCGCGCTGGCTGTCCCGCTTCGGCGACGCCACCCGGCTGGCCGAGCGCTACCGCGCCGGCCGGGTGCTGCTGGCCGGCGACGCGGCGCACGTCCACCCGCCGATGGGCGGGCAGGGGCTCAACGTCGGCATCCAGGACGCGTTCAACCTCGGCTGGAAACTGGCCGCCGAGGTCAACGGCTGGGCACCGGACGGGCTGCTGGACAGCTACCACACCGAACGGCATCCGGTGGCCGCCGACGTGCTGGACAACACCCGTGCACAGGCCGTGCTGCTCTCCGTCGAACCGGGCCCGCAGGCGGTGCGCCGGCTGCTGGCGGAACTGATGGACTTCGAGGACGTCAACCGGCACCTGATCGAGAAGATCACCGCGCTCGGGGTCCGCTACGACTTCGGCGAGGGGCACGAGCTGCTCGGCCGGCGGATGCGGGACGTCACGCTGAGCCGGGGGCGCCTCTACGAGCTGACGCACGGCGGCCGCGGGCTGCTGCTCGACCGGACCGGTCGGCTCTCGGTGGCGGGCTGGGCGGACCGGGTCCACCACGTCGTCGACGGCAGCGGGGAACTGGGCGTGCCCGCCGTGCTGCTTCGGCCGGACGGCCACGTGGCCTGGGTCGGCGACGACCAGGCGGATCTCCTCGCCCATCTGCCACGGTGGTTCGGCACCGCCGCCGGCTGA
- a CDS encoding MerR family transcriptional regulator gives MTHTVGEVARLARVTVRTLHHYDEIGLLSPSGRTPAGYRRYDDADLERLQQILFYRELGFPLEEIARILDDPGVDPAAHLRRQHELLTVRIKRLEEMVTAIEFAMEAKKMNIRLTPEERFEVFGDFDPDAHAEEAEQRWGGSEAYRESTRRTAGYAKADWLRIKDETEEWGRRVVAVMEAGAPADGPEAVELAEEHRAHISRWFYECGYEIHTGLADMYLADPRFTAHYEAIRPGLTAYLHEAIHANAITRA, from the coding sequence ATGACGCACACGGTGGGAGAGGTCGCCCGGCTGGCCCGGGTGACCGTGCGGACGCTGCACCACTACGACGAGATCGGGTTGCTCTCGCCGAGCGGGCGGACCCCGGCCGGGTACCGCCGCTACGACGACGCGGACCTGGAGCGGCTCCAGCAGATCCTCTTCTACCGCGAGCTGGGGTTCCCGCTGGAAGAGATCGCCAGGATCCTCGACGACCCGGGTGTCGACCCGGCGGCGCACCTGCGGCGACAGCACGAGCTGCTCACCGTACGGATCAAGCGTCTGGAGGAGATGGTCACGGCGATCGAGTTCGCGATGGAGGCGAAGAAGATGAACATCCGACTCACGCCCGAGGAGCGGTTCGAGGTCTTCGGGGACTTCGACCCCGATGCCCACGCCGAGGAGGCGGAGCAGCGTTGGGGCGGCAGCGAGGCGTACCGGGAGTCGACCCGGCGCACCGCCGGCTACGCCAAGGCCGACTGGCTGCGCATCAAGGACGAGACCGAGGAGTGGGGACGGCGGGTCGTGGCGGTGATGGAGGCCGGCGCCCCGGCGGACGGCCCGGAGGCGGTGGAGTTGGCCGAGGAGCACCGGGCGCACATCAGCCGCTGGTTCTACGAGTGCGGCTACGAGATTCACACCGGGCTGGCCGACATGTACCTCGCTGACCCCCGCTTCACCGCCCACTACGAGGCGATCAGGCCGGGGCTGACCGCGTACCTGCACGAGGCGATCCACGCCAACGCGATCACCCGGGCCTGA
- a CDS encoding putative bifunctional diguanylate cyclase/phosphodiesterase, translating into MPPQEVNRDTVGSTGSTRTSPGSFGSGWMGLAVAVAVVLVEAFWLAARLPAAALVADLGAFAVAGWAAVACAGVARRHPPSLRRFWTLLAVTMALSAVSRALWALGRIGSGETPHTPLVGLVFLTGIVLGTVAILSSPCAPHSTVGRGRAVLDGVIVGLSLVPIGWVVVFQDVAAAQLTQPDHALALVYPMFDLVQLTILAAVAGSSRAMWRPLTVLGGSLAVRAVADIGYVWLLAHGSYVPGHLVDLGWPLTCLLVGVSTRYAPPADGADTDETIVPPVPPWWRVALPYLPVGGAIVAVLLARRPTGQTPPLILVSVLGLLAVLALRQGLAANENLRLVAQLRQLAYADQLTGLPNRLMFTRRLRRAIREDSPVSVLLLDLDGFKQVNDRFGHATGDALLVSIADRMRDAVDGDGTVARLGGDEFAVLVDADRPVSPERLAERMLTALRPADDEEDVGTHPSASIGIVEYGPQHATHSDLLRDADIAMYAAKAAGKSAYRICTPALRESAVSRAELIADLRRAVDEGQLELEYQPIVDLRTGLVRSAEALVRWRHPRLGMLSPGRFLPLAEETGLILPIDRWVIHEACRAAAVWRRGAPDATIAVNIAAAHLRRPDLIATVTGATAAAGLAPRALTLELTESALIEGSETVLDRLRQLRELGIRIAIDDFGTGYSSLSYLHRIPATELKIDRSFVARLDHDARAYATVNMVSSLADAFDLRVVAEGVETDRQHDAVVAIGCAQGQGYLYGRPGSLADLRAAFTGS; encoded by the coding sequence GTGCCGCCGCAGGAGGTGAACCGGGACACCGTCGGGTCGACCGGTTCGACCCGTACGTCGCCGGGGTCGTTCGGCTCCGGGTGGATGGGCCTGGCCGTCGCCGTGGCGGTCGTCCTCGTCGAGGCGTTCTGGCTCGCCGCCCGACTACCCGCCGCCGCGCTCGTCGCCGACCTCGGCGCGTTCGCGGTGGCCGGCTGGGCCGCCGTCGCCTGCGCCGGGGTGGCCCGTCGCCACCCGCCGTCGCTGCGCCGCTTCTGGACCCTCCTCGCGGTCACCATGGCGCTGTCCGCCGTCTCCCGGGCCCTGTGGGCGCTGGGCCGGATCGGCAGCGGGGAGACCCCGCACACCCCGCTGGTCGGGCTGGTCTTCCTCACCGGGATCGTCCTCGGCACGGTGGCCATCCTGTCCAGCCCCTGCGCGCCGCACAGCACCGTCGGCCGGGGCCGCGCCGTGCTCGACGGGGTGATCGTCGGGTTGTCCCTGGTGCCGATCGGCTGGGTGGTGGTCTTCCAGGACGTCGCCGCCGCCCAACTCACCCAGCCCGACCACGCCCTCGCCCTGGTCTATCCGATGTTCGACCTGGTGCAGCTGACCATCCTGGCGGCGGTGGCCGGGTCGTCCCGCGCCATGTGGCGGCCGCTGACCGTGCTCGGCGGCAGCCTCGCCGTCCGGGCCGTCGCCGACATCGGCTACGTCTGGCTGCTCGCACACGGCAGTTACGTCCCCGGGCACCTGGTCGACCTGGGCTGGCCGCTGACCTGCCTGCTGGTCGGCGTGTCCACCCGGTACGCGCCGCCGGCCGACGGCGCGGACACCGACGAGACCATCGTCCCGCCGGTGCCGCCCTGGTGGCGGGTGGCCCTGCCGTACCTGCCGGTGGGCGGGGCGATCGTCGCGGTGCTGCTGGCCCGTCGGCCCACCGGCCAGACCCCGCCGCTGATCCTGGTCAGCGTGCTCGGCCTGCTGGCCGTCCTGGCCCTGCGGCAGGGGCTCGCCGCCAACGAGAACCTGCGGCTGGTCGCCCAGCTCCGCCAGCTCGCCTACGCCGACCAGCTCACCGGCCTGCCGAACCGGCTGATGTTCACCCGCCGGCTGCGCCGGGCCATCCGGGAGGACTCCCCGGTCTCCGTCCTGCTGCTCGACCTGGACGGCTTCAAGCAGGTCAACGACCGGTTCGGCCACGCCACCGGGGACGCGTTGCTGGTCAGCATCGCCGACCGGATGCGCGACGCGGTCGACGGCGACGGCACGGTGGCCCGCCTCGGCGGGGACGAGTTCGCCGTCCTGGTCGACGCCGACCGGCCGGTGTCCCCGGAACGGCTTGCCGAGCGGATGCTCACCGCGCTGCGCCCGGCCGACGACGAGGAGGACGTCGGCACCCACCCGTCGGCCAGCATCGGCATCGTCGAGTACGGCCCCCAGCACGCCACCCACAGCGACCTGCTCCGCGACGCCGACATCGCGATGTACGCGGCGAAGGCGGCCGGCAAGTCCGCGTACCGGATCTGCACCCCGGCGTTGCGCGAGTCGGCGGTGAGCCGGGCCGAGCTGATCGCCGACCTGCGTCGGGCGGTCGACGAGGGCCAGCTCGAACTGGAGTACCAGCCGATCGTCGACCTGCGGACCGGCCTGGTCCGCAGCGCCGAGGCGCTGGTGCGCTGGCGGCACCCGCGGCTCGGGATGTTGTCCCCGGGCCGGTTCCTGCCGCTGGCCGAGGAGACCGGCCTGATCCTCCCCATCGACCGCTGGGTGATCCACGAGGCGTGCCGGGCCGCCGCCGTCTGGCGACGCGGTGCCCCGGACGCGACGATCGCGGTGAACATCGCCGCCGCCCACCTGCGCCGTCCCGACCTGATCGCCACGGTCACCGGGGCGACCGCCGCCGCCGGGCTGGCCCCGCGCGCGTTGACCCTGGAACTGACCGAGTCGGCGCTGATCGAGGGGAGCGAGACGGTGCTGGACCGGCTCCGTCAACTCCGCGAGCTGGGCATCCGGATCGCCATCGACGACTTCGGCACCGGCTACTCCTCGCTGAGCTACCTGCACCGGATCCCGGCCACCGAGCTGAAGATCGACCGGTCGTTCGTGGCCCGGCTGGACCACGACGCGCGGGCGTACGCGACGGTCAACATGGTCAGCAGCCTCGCCGACGCGTTCGACCTGCGCGTCGTCGCGGAGGGTGTGGAGACCGACCGGCAGCACGACGCGGTCGTCGCGATCGGCTGCGCCCAGGGGCAGGGCTACCTCTACGGCCGGCCGGGCAGCCTCGCCGACCTGCGCGCGGCCTTCACCGGATCCTGA
- a CDS encoding class I SAM-dependent methyltransferase: protein MSLIDREQGTVGVPSVPPARRRPSGPTVADVVRAVTAGPLPVRITGYDGSAVGPADAGITLAIRSERGLSYLLTAPGDLGMARAYVSGDLALGGVHPGDPYEALRVLKDELTVRPPSLAEGLALVRRLGWERLRPPPPPPQEAVPRWRRVVNGLRHSRSRDSCAVSHHYDVSNAFYELVLGPSMTYTCALFRDPDDTLEQAQAAKYDLVAGKLALRPGMRLLDVGCGWGGMVRHAAREYGVHAVGVTLSRAQAAWARVAIEREGLTGLAEVRHLDYRDAPAGPFDAISSIGLTEHIGVRNYPVYFGALRDRLRPGGRLLNHCITRADNRAPHRSGAFIDRYVFPDGELAGPGRLVGEIHDAGLEVHHEENLRRHYALTLAAWCRNLVAHWDACVAEVGAGTARVWGLYMAGSRLAFERNGIQLHQVLATANGPDGADDYPLRPDWTP, encoded by the coding sequence GTGAGCCTGATCGACCGTGAACAGGGGACGGTGGGCGTCCCCTCCGTACCGCCGGCACGTCGCCGGCCGTCCGGGCCGACCGTGGCCGACGTCGTGCGCGCCGTCACCGCCGGGCCCCTGCCGGTGCGGATCACCGGATACGACGGCAGCGCCGTGGGCCCGGCCGACGCCGGGATCACCCTGGCGATCCGCTCCGAGCGCGGGCTGTCGTACCTGTTGACCGCCCCGGGTGACCTGGGCATGGCCCGGGCGTACGTCAGCGGCGACCTGGCCCTCGGCGGCGTGCACCCCGGCGACCCGTACGAGGCGTTGCGGGTGCTCAAGGACGAGCTGACGGTGCGCCCGCCGTCGCTGGCCGAGGGGCTGGCCCTGGTGCGCCGGCTGGGCTGGGAGCGGCTGCGCCCGCCGCCGCCCCCGCCACAGGAGGCCGTTCCGCGCTGGCGGCGGGTGGTCAACGGGCTGCGGCACTCCCGCTCCCGGGACAGCTGCGCGGTCTCGCACCACTACGACGTCTCCAACGCCTTCTACGAGTTGGTGCTCGGTCCGTCGATGACGTACACCTGCGCGCTGTTCCGCGACCCGGACGACACCCTGGAGCAGGCCCAGGCGGCCAAGTACGACCTGGTCGCCGGCAAGCTGGCGCTCCGGCCGGGGATGCGTCTGCTCGACGTGGGCTGCGGCTGGGGCGGGATGGTCCGGCACGCGGCCCGCGAGTACGGCGTCCACGCTGTCGGGGTGACCCTGTCCCGGGCCCAGGCCGCGTGGGCGCGGGTGGCGATCGAGCGGGAGGGACTCACCGGGCTGGCCGAGGTGCGGCACCTGGACTACCGGGACGCGCCGGCCGGGCCCTTCGACGCGATCTCCTCGATCGGGCTGACCGAGCACATCGGGGTGCGCAACTACCCGGTGTACTTCGGTGCGCTGCGGGATCGGCTGCGTCCCGGGGGCCGGCTGCTCAACCACTGCATCACCCGGGCGGACAACCGGGCCCCGCACCGTTCCGGCGCGTTCATCGACCGGTACGTCTTCCCGGACGGCGAGCTGGCCGGGCCGGGGCGGCTGGTCGGCGAGATCCACGACGCCGGGCTGGAGGTGCACCACGAGGAGAACCTGCGCCGGCACTACGCGCTGACCCTGGCCGCCTGGTGCCGCAACCTGGTGGCGCACTGGGACGCCTGCGTGGCCGAGGTCGGTGCGGGCACCGCCCGGGTGTGGGGGCTCTACATGGCCGGCTCGCGGCTGGCGTTCGAACGCAACGGCATCCAGTTGCACCAGGTGCTGGCGACCGCGAACGGTCCCGACGGGGCGGACGACTACCCGCTGCGTCCCGACTGGACGCCCTGA
- a CDS encoding DUF427 domain-containing protein, with protein MPKAIWNDLVIAESDDTVVVEGNHYFPRAALRQDVVRDSATHTRCPWKGTASYLSLEHGGRTSADAVWYYPDPKPEAEMVRDRVAFWKDVTVVE; from the coding sequence ATGCCGAAAGCCATCTGGAACGACCTGGTGATCGCCGAGAGCGACGACACGGTGGTGGTCGAGGGCAACCACTACTTCCCCCGGGCCGCGCTGCGCCAGGACGTCGTCCGCGATTCCGCCACCCACACCCGCTGCCCCTGGAAGGGCACCGCCTCCTACCTCAGCCTGGAACACGGCGGCCGGACCAGCGCCGACGCCGTCTGGTACTACCCGGACCCGAAGCCGGAGGCGGAGATGGTCCGCGACCGGGTGGCCTTCTGGAAGGACGTCACCGTCGTCGAGTGA